In Sneathia sanguinegens, the following proteins share a genomic window:
- the dapD gene encoding 2,3,4,5-tetrahydropyridine-2,6-dicarboxylate N-acetyltransferase — protein sequence MTNREKTEEIISYLATSPKKTPCELITDEEIKNTYSCKVIGKKDIKIIYGEVDEIQKIIKENNLKNYHFKNDRRNSGVPLLNVANINARIEPGAIIREKVELQDKCIIMMGAIINIGAKIGKGTMVDMGVVIGGRVQVGDNCHIGAGTVLAGVIEPPSAKPVVIEDNVIIGANAVVLEGVRVKKGSVVAAGAVVTQDVPENVVVAGMPAKIIKKVDEKTESKTELVDSLR from the coding sequence ATGACTAATCGAGAAAAAACAGAAGAGATAATTTCATATCTCGCAACTTCACCAAAAAAAACACCTTGTGAACTTATAACTGATGAAGAAATAAAAAACACTTATTCTTGTAAAGTTATAGGTAAAAAAGATATCAAAATCATTTATGGTGAAGTCGATGAAATACAAAAGATAATAAAAGAAAATAATTTAAAAAATTATCATTTCAAAAATGATAGAAGAAACTCTGGTGTACCCTTACTTAATGTAGCAAATATCAATGCTAGAATAGAACCTGGTGCTATTATTCGTGAAAAGGTTGAACTTCAAGATAAATGTATAATTATGATGGGTGCAATTATTAATATCGGTGCTAAAATTGGAAAAGGTACAATGGTTGATATGGGAGTAGTTATAGGTGGTAGAGTTCAAGTAGGAGATAATTGCCACATAGGTGCAGGTACTGTATTAGCTGGTGTTATAGAACCACCTTCAGCAAAACCTGTTGTCATTGAAGACAATGTAATAATTGGTGCAAATGCTGTAGTTTTAGAAGGTGTCAGAGTTAAAAAAGGCTCAGTTGTTGCTGCTGGTGCTGTTGTAACTCAAGATGTACCAGAAAATGTAGTTGTTGCTGGAATGCCAGCTAAAATTATTAAAAAAGTTGATGAAAAAACTGAGAGTAAAACTGAATTAGTTGATAGTTTAAGATAG
- the sufU gene encoding Fe-S cluster assembly sulfur transfer protein SufU has translation MTDIEKIYQQTILEYNKRKDLKKEIENPSFVERGHNPSCGDDLTLLVRIENNMVLDASFIGSGCAISTASTAMLIDDIKGKNLEEAKKIVENFFTMMKEHKEGDFNLLKDAILMEYVRDMPARIKCATLSWHSFEVILDKEKNKK, from the coding sequence ATGACAGATATAGAAAAAATTTATCAACAAACAATTTTAGAGTATAATAAGAGAAAAGATTTAAAAAAAGAAATTGAAAATCCTAGTTTTGTTGAAAGAGGTCATAATCCTAGTTGCGGTGATGACTTAACTTTACTTGTTAGAATAGAAAATAATATGGTTTTAGATGCTTCATTCATTGGTAGTGGTTGTGCTATTTCTACAGCTTCAACAGCTATGTTAATCGATGATATAAAAGGTAAAAATTTAGAAGAAGCTAAAAAAATTGTTGAGAACTTTTTTACCATGATGAAGGAACACAAAGAAGGAGATTTTAATCTTTTAAAAGATGCCATTTTAATGGAATATGTTAGAGATATGCCTGCACGAATAAAATGTGCTACTTTAAGTTGGCATAGCTTTGAAGTAATTTTAGATAAGGAGAAAAATAAAAAATGA
- a CDS encoding SufS family cysteine desulfurase produces MEKNLREHFPIFKNKDIAYFDSAATTQKPQMVIDDLVEYYTNFNANAGRGSYELSMLNTSIIENTRQKVKDFIGADDSGEVIFTKNCTEAINLVAYSYGLSFLEKNDEILLCVSNHHANIVPWQFIAKKVGCTLKFFYLDKDGQIDLEDFKYKVNERTKIVSLSSVVNTTGIIQDFKTVIDYAHKYNALVLLDCAQSITHFKHEVAKWDADFITFSGHKMYSAFGVGVLYGKKELLDKMPPFIYGGDMIDYVEEQYSTFAPLPHKFEGGTMDTAAISSLSRAIDYINLIGFSEIKKIEYDLLFDLLCKLNSLDFVETYYIENVDRVPIVAFNVKGVHSHDTAFILDKYKVNVRSGQHCTAPLHQFMKINSTCRISFNIYNTYEDIDVLIEGLKKVKEVFNL; encoded by the coding sequence ATGGAAAAAAATTTAAGGGAACATTTTCCCATATTTAAAAATAAAGATATTGCATACTTTGATAGTGCTGCAACTACACAAAAGCCACAAATGGTAATTGATGATCTTGTAGAATATTATACAAATTTCAATGCTAATGCCGGTCGTGGTTCATATGAACTTTCTATGTTAAATACTTCTATAATAGAAAATACTAGACAAAAGGTTAAAGATTTTATTGGTGCTGATGATAGTGGCGAAGTAATTTTCACAAAAAATTGTACTGAAGCTATTAATCTTGTAGCCTATTCTTATGGCTTAAGTTTTTTAGAAAAAAATGATGAAATTCTTTTATGCGTTTCAAATCATCATGCTAATATTGTTCCTTGGCAATTCATAGCTAAAAAAGTTGGTTGTACTTTGAAATTTTTCTATTTAGATAAAGATGGTCAAATTGATCTTGAAGATTTCAAATATAAGGTTAATGAACGAACAAAAATTGTTTCTTTATCTTCTGTTGTAAATACAACAGGAATAATACAAGACTTTAAAACTGTTATTGATTATGCACACAAATATAATGCTCTTGTTTTACTAGACTGTGCTCAGTCTATTACACATTTCAAACATGAAGTTGCCAAATGGGATGCTGATTTCATAACTTTTTCTGGGCATAAAATGTACTCTGCCTTTGGTGTTGGAGTGCTTTATGGTAAAAAAGAATTGCTTGATAAGATGCCCCCATTTATTTACGGTGGCGATATGATAGATTATGTTGAAGAACAATATTCAACTTTTGCTCCCCTTCCACATAAATTCGAAGGTGGAACTATGGATACTGCAGCTATATCATCATTATCTAGAGCTATAGATTATATAAATTTAATTGGCTTTTCCGAAATAAAAAAAATAGAATATGATCTTTTATTTGATCTTTTATGTAAATTGAATTCCTTAGATTTTGTAGAAACTTACTACATCGAAAATGTTGATAGAGTACCTATAGTTGCCTTTAATGTAAAAGGAGTACATTCACATGATACTGCCTTTATATTAGATAAATACAAGGTAAATGTTCGTTCTGGTCAACATTGTACAGCACCTTTACATCAATTTATGAAAATTAATTCTACTTGTAGAATAAGTTTTAATATCTATAATACTTATGAAGATATTGATGTATTAATAGAAGGTTTAAAAAAAGTAAAAGAGGTTTTTAATTTATGA
- a CDS encoding SufD family Fe-S cluster assembly protein: MKKYEELQKPYWKRLKYAPTETIEQKEYNINNVTFLNMDQNGINISKYCEDRPEPYRGLGEYHEIENKQRLNNSLALNISSKLEKMIAIKFDFNNISDTLINGININMEKNSRAKLLIFYESADKNEHYHNGYIRVNLADNSELELINLQNLNGFSKNFTQTDFVLDNNVKLNYYDLELGAKINAVASKARFLGEGSEVLFIPAYLVDEHRKADFEYSLLFHGKRNNGNIEGRGATKDHGLKIFRGNIYFYRGCSKSKASEGEFSILLDDTIKIHSIPAMLCDEDDVLGAHAASVGKVNEDRLFYLMSRGFNSKEAKKIIVESSFRPIFERIEFEDIKEKMFKEINNRML; the protein is encoded by the coding sequence ATGAAAAAATATGAAGAATTACAAAAACCATATTGGAAAAGATTAAAATATGCTCCGACTGAAACAATAGAACAAAAAGAATATAATATAAATAATGTTACTTTTCTTAATATGGATCAAAATGGTATAAATATATCAAAATATTGCGAAGATAGACCAGAACCCTATCGTGGTTTAGGGGAATATCATGAAATAGAAAATAAGCAAAGATTAAATAATAGCCTTGCTTTAAATATATCTAGCAAGTTAGAAAAAATGATAGCTATAAAATTTGATTTTAATAATATTTCTGATACTCTAATTAATGGAATAAATATAAACATGGAAAAAAATTCAAGGGCAAAACTTTTAATATTCTATGAATCTGCTGATAAAAATGAACATTATCACAATGGATATATAAGAGTTAATCTAGCTGATAACTCAGAACTTGAGCTTATAAATCTACAAAATTTAAATGGTTTTTCTAAGAATTTTACACAAACTGACTTTGTTTTAGATAATAATGTAAAACTTAATTATTATGACTTAGAATTAGGTGCAAAGATAAATGCTGTTGCTAGTAAAGCAAGATTTTTAGGTGAAGGCTCTGAAGTCTTATTCATACCTGCATATTTGGTTGATGAACACAGAAAAGCTGATTTTGAATATTCACTTTTATTCCATGGTAAAAGAAATAATGGAAATATAGAAGGTCGTGGTGCAACGAAGGATCATGGTTTGAAAATATTTAGAGGAAATATATATTTCTATAGAGGCTGTAGCAAATCAAAGGCAAGCGAAGGTGAATTCTCTATATTACTAGATGATACTATTAAAATTCATTCGATACCAGCTATGCTTTGTGACGAAGATGATGTTCTTGGTGCTCATGCTGCTTCTGTTGGAAAAGTTAATGAAGATAGATTATTTTATTTAATGTCTAGAGGTTTCAATTCAAAAGAAGCTAAAAAAATAATTGTAGAATCTTCTTTCAGACCAATATTTGAGAGAATAGAATTTGAAGATATTAAAGAAAAAATGTTTAAAGAAATTAATAATAGGATGCTATAA
- the sufB gene encoding Fe-S cluster assembly protein SufB: MADETPRKRTYVADIERGVYDIKDKVDAGYTTGKGLNEEIVRKISKKKNEPQWMLDIRLEGLKVFNQKPMPTWSADLSDLDINDIVNYLEPNAKQMSDTWDDVPSYIKNTFDRLGIPEAEKKSLGGVGAQYDSSVVYHNLEKELDEDGVIYTDIETAVKKYPDMIKKYFMKLIPVDNHKFSALHAAVWSGGTFLYIPKGVKVKKPIQSYFRLNAPEAGQYEHTIIVVEDDADVHFIEGCSAPKYNKNVVHAGAVELYIGKRARLRYSSIENWSRNMYNLNTKKALVDEDGVIEWISGSFGSKVSMLYPLSILKGERSRSEYTGVTFASAGQYLDSGCKVIHAASYTSSKVKSKSISKNGGWACYRSLMEVVPGVKHIKATAECESLMLDNLSKSDTIPMIVSNTDDIDIGHEASIGRISDDAIFYLMQRGLTNDEAKALIIRGFVEPISKELPLEYAVELNRLIEIELEGTIG, translated from the coding sequence ATGGCTGATGAAACTCCTAGAAAGAGAACCTATGTTGCAGATATTGAACGGGGTGTCTACGACATAAAAGACAAAGTCGATGCTGGTTATACAACTGGTAAGGGCTTAAATGAAGAAATTGTAAGAAAAATTTCTAAGAAAAAGAATGAACCACAATGGATGTTAGATATACGACTTGAAGGTTTAAAAGTTTTCAATCAAAAACCTATGCCTACTTGGAGTGCAGATTTATCTGATCTTGACATAAATGACATTGTAAATTATCTTGAACCTAATGCAAAGCAAATGTCTGATACTTGGGATGATGTGCCTTCATATATTAAAAATACTTTTGATAGATTAGGTATACCCGAAGCTGAAAAAAAATCTTTGGGTGGTGTTGGTGCACAATATGATTCATCTGTTGTATATCATAATCTTGAAAAAGAATTAGATGAAGATGGTGTAATTTATACAGATATTGAAACTGCAGTAAAAAAATATCCTGATATGATAAAGAAATATTTTATGAAATTAATACCTGTAGATAATCATAAATTTTCAGCTCTTCATGCTGCTGTTTGGTCTGGTGGAACTTTTCTATACATTCCAAAAGGAGTGAAAGTAAAAAAACCAATACAATCATATTTTAGATTAAATGCTCCAGAAGCAGGTCAATATGAACATACCATAATAGTAGTTGAAGATGATGCAGATGTTCACTTTATAGAAGGTTGCTCTGCACCTAAGTATAATAAAAATGTAGTACATGCTGGTGCTGTTGAACTATATATCGGTAAAAGAGCAAGATTACGATATTCTAGCATAGAAAATTGGTCAAGAAATATGTACAATTTAAATACAAAAAAAGCTTTAGTTGATGAAGATGGAGTTATAGAATGGATATCTGGATCTTTTGGTTCAAAGGTTTCTATGCTTTATCCTTTAAGTATTTTAAAGGGTGAAAGATCTCGTTCCGAATATACTGGTGTAACTTTTGCCTCAGCTGGTCAATATTTAGACTCAGGTTGTAAAGTAATACACGCAGCTTCTTACACAAGTTCTAAAGTAAAATCAAAAAGTATTTCAAAAAATGGTGGTTGGGCTTGTTATAGAAGCTTAATGGAAGTTGTACCCGGAGTAAAGCATATAAAGGCTACTGCAGAATGCGAATCTTTAATGTTAGATAATTTATCAAAGTCTGATACCATACCTATGATAGTTTCAAATACAGATGATATTGACATAGGTCATGAAGCTTCTATTGGTAGAATCTCAGATGATGCCATATTTTATTTAATGCAACGAGGTTTAACAAATGATGAAGCTAAAGCTTTAATTATTCGTGGTTTTGTTGAACCTATTTCAAAAGAACTTCCTCTTGAATATGCCGTTGAACTAAATCGACTTATAGAAATTGAACTTGAAGGAACAATAGGTTAG
- the sufC gene encoding Fe-S cluster assembly ATPase SufC, which translates to MTLLDIRDLHAEVEDKEILKGINLKINKGEIHVIMGPNGAGKSTLASVLVGHPNYTVTKGEVYLDGQNILDLSVDKRARAGIFLSFQYPEEIPGLTLEDFLRSAKEAVTGEKQYFTFFHKYLVETMKKLNIDPSYCNRHLNVGYSGGEKKKNEILQMAILEPKIAILDEADSGLDRDATQIVFEGLRTLKRDDASMIIITHYDKVLEYLQPDYVHILVDGKIKKNGGKELIEYIEKNGFEEFKNKED; encoded by the coding sequence ATGACTTTATTGGATATAAGAGATCTTCACGCTGAAGTTGAAGACAAAGAAATTTTAAAAGGAATTAATTTAAAAATTAACAAAGGTGAAATTCATGTAATTATGGGTCCTAATGGTGCTGGTAAGTCAACATTAGCTAGTGTTTTAGTTGGTCATCCTAACTATACCGTTACAAAAGGTGAGGTATACCTTGATGGGCAAAATATACTAGATTTATCTGTTGACAAAAGAGCTAGAGCTGGTATATTCCTATCTTTCCAATATCCTGAAGAAATACCAGGACTTACATTGGAAGATTTCCTAAGATCAGCAAAAGAAGCTGTAACTGGTGAAAAACAATATTTTACTTTTTTCCATAAATATTTAGTTGAAACAATGAAAAAATTAAATATAGATCCTTCTTATTGTAATCGTCACTTAAATGTCGGTTACTCTGGTGGTGAAAAAAAGAAAAATGAAATTTTACAAATGGCTATACTTGAACCTAAAATTGCTATCCTTGATGAAGCTGACTCAGGTCTTGATAGAGATGCTACTCAAATAGTATTTGAGGGGCTAAGAACCTTAAAAAGAGATGATGCATCAATGATAATTATTACACACTATGATAAAGTTCTTGAATATTTACAACCTGATTATGTTCACATTTTAGTAGATGGTAAAATTAAGAAAAATGGTGGTAAAGAACTTATAGAATATATAGAAAAAAATGGATTTGAAGAATTTAAAAATAAGGAGGATTAA
- a CDS encoding ATP-binding cassette domain-containing protein: MIKITNLKKNLNKFCIDLNFAVQKSDIFGIVGKSGSGKTTTLKLLQGLIKKDSGEIQIIGSSNLIFQEANLLNNLSIFDNVNLALKLKGIRDKERVEKILDFVGLKDFMKKFPSQLSGGQKQRVAIARALVTKPDILLCDEPTASLDMKTSFEILNLFKEIREEYGTTIIIVSHDLDVIRYLCDKVAILEKGKIYEVFKVNNKERLIEDYISYVKKELV, encoded by the coding sequence ATGATAAAAATTACAAATTTGAAAAAAAATTTAAATAAATTTTGCATAGATTTAAATTTTGCCGTACAAAAGTCGGATATATTTGGAATAGTTGGCAAATCAGGTAGTGGTAAAACAACGACTTTAAAATTATTACAGGGTTTAATAAAAAAAGATAGTGGAGAAATACAAATTATTGGAAGTAGTAATTTAATATTTCAAGAAGCTAATTTATTGAATAATTTGTCTATATTTGACAATGTAAACCTAGCTTTAAAATTAAAAGGAATAAGAGATAAAGAAAGAGTAGAAAAGATTTTAGATTTTGTGGGTTTAAAAGATTTTATGAAAAAATTTCCAAGTCAATTATCAGGTGGACAAAAACAAAGGGTAGCTATTGCAAGAGCATTAGTAACTAAACCAGATATTTTATTATGTGATGAACCTACAGCCTCATTAGATATGAAAACAAGTTTTGAAATTTTAAATTTATTTAAGGAAATAAGGGAAGAATATGGAACGACTATAATTATTGTAAGTCACGATCTTGATGTTATTCGATATCTGTGTGATAAGGTGGCGATACTAGAAAAGGGCAAGATATATGAAGTTTTTAAGGTTAATAATAAGGAAAGATTAATTGAGGATTATATTAGTTATGTGAAGAAGGAGTTGGTATAA
- a CDS encoding methionine ABC transporter permease — MDYELMQALRETIIMILIPTLVSIIFGLPIGACIYLKNSLSIFCNIYVNVVRSVPYLLFVIILIPLTRLLFSTAFGVLPATLPLCFVGVATFSRFVEQSFGDVNKGVIELAESMKVSKYQLVRYFLIVESRQSLVLGLTSTIISIISYSTVMGIVGAGGIGDYAIRYGYYEFNMQVVYKAIIYIVILVFIIQIVGKKISELLDKKGSR, encoded by the coding sequence ATGGATTATGAATTAATGCAAGCACTGCGTGAAACAATAATTATGATATTAATACCGACTTTAGTTTCTATTATATTTGGTCTTCCAATAGGGGCTTGTATATATTTGAAAAATAGCTTAAGTATATTTTGCAATATTTATGTAAATGTTGTTAGAAGTGTACCATATTTATTATTTGTAATAATATTAATACCTCTTACAAGACTACTTTTTTCAACGGCTTTTGGGGTGCTACCTGCGACTTTACCTTTGTGCTTTGTGGGAGTTGCAACTTTTTCAAGATTTGTTGAACAGTCTTTTGGTGATGTTAATAAAGGAGTAATTGAATTAGCAGAATCAATGAAGGTATCAAAATACCAATTAGTTAGATATTTTTTAATAGTAGAGTCAAGACAAAGTTTAGTTTTAGGCTTAACATCTACAATAATAAGTATAATTTCTTATTCAACTGTAATGGGAATAGTTGGAGCAGGAGGTATAGGAGATTATGCTATACGATATGGATATTATGAATTCAATATGCAAGTGGTTTATAAGGCGATAATATATATAGTAATTTTAGTATTTATTATACAGATAGTAGGTAAAAAAATATCAGAGTTATTAGATAAGAAAGGAAGTAGATAA
- a CDS encoding MetQ/NlpA family ABC transporter substrate-binding protein — translation MKKLGMLIFSMFLTVLSFSNDKLIRIAASVYPMEKIVRIAAKDLEKKGYKVEIKVLTDYQTANVGLKAGDFDANFHQHEPFMQIFNQRAKADLVKVRAIYDVYVGFYSKKYKHLSQLPKGATIAIPNDPTNQARALLILEKANIIKLNKHSGLVSIKDVKSTKNGYRFMQFPIPSLVQAYQEADLVFNWPSHMKRIGVSVKQALIKENDPNKTYAIILAARKDNRNSQKIKELEKAMTSKEVSEFLKKEYKDEGYPVF, via the coding sequence ATGAAAAAATTAGGAATGTTAATTTTTAGCATGTTTTTAACTGTATTATCATTTTCAAATGATAAATTAATTAGAATTGCAGCATCAGTTTATCCAATGGAAAAAATAGTTAGAATTGCTGCAAAAGATTTAGAAAAAAAAGGATATAAGGTTGAAATTAAAGTGTTAACAGATTATCAAACAGCCAATGTAGGGTTAAAAGCAGGGGATTTTGATGCTAATTTTCATCAACATGAACCTTTTATGCAAATTTTTAACCAAAGAGCTAAGGCAGATTTGGTAAAAGTTAGAGCAATATATGATGTATATGTAGGTTTTTATTCAAAAAAATATAAGCACTTATCACAATTACCTAAGGGTGCAACAATAGCTATACCAAATGATCCTACTAATCAGGCAAGAGCTTTATTGATTTTAGAAAAGGCAAATATAATTAAATTAAATAAACATTCAGGTTTAGTTTCAATAAAAGATGTTAAAAGCACAAAGAATGGATATAGGTTTATGCAATTTCCAATTCCATCTTTAGTTCAAGCTTATCAAGAAGCAGATCTTGTATTTAATTGGCCATCACATATGAAAAGAATAGGTGTTAGTGTTAAGCAAGCTTTAATAAAAGAAAATGATCCTAATAAGACTTATGCGATAATTTTAGCAGCAAGAAAAGATAATAGAAATTCACAAAAGATAAAAGAACTTGAAAAAGCGATGACAAGTAAAGAAGTTAGTGAATTTTTGAAAAAAGAATATAAGGATGAAGGATATCCAGTATTTTAA
- a CDS encoding MGDG synthase family glycosyltransferase, translated as MKYLILTAATGGGHIQAAKNLKNEIEKQGNTCIIYGLFNKSKFHIIEKGYDFLLNANLNKAYSILYKISDIDFINSFFLKNFLIHYELKLKKLLETEKPDVIISTHPFGVPMYAQLRRLFKFDIPYIQIITDFKAHATYIDKVVDAYIVGSDYTKETLVEKGIDQDKVFIFGIPVKEEFRTKKENISDDFNILLMGGSLGLKAMEKVVDILVNSNLPIHLTVVCGKNIKLQKKLTKTLTKQIIDGKVHIYGFTDKISDIMDNSKLIITKPGGLTSTEAINKHLPMIIPFYIPGQEEENTAFLVESNMALEIKDFEHIPNYINFLIENKEYYNNMVDSMKKLAKCYSTTKIIELANQLIKK; from the coding sequence ATGAAATATTTAATTTTAACAGCCGCCACTGGTGGTGGGCATATACAAGCAGCTAAAAATTTAAAAAATGAAATAGAAAAGCAAGGTAATACTTGTATAATATATGGGCTTTTTAATAAATCAAAATTCCATATTATAGAAAAAGGCTATGATTTTTTATTAAATGCTAATCTAAATAAGGCATACTCAATATTATATAAAATATCTGATATTGATTTTATAAATAGCTTCTTTTTGAAAAACTTTTTAATTCATTATGAATTAAAGCTTAAAAAACTTTTGGAAACTGAAAAGCCTGATGTAATAATTTCAACTCATCCCTTTGGTGTTCCAATGTATGCACAACTTAGAAGATTATTTAAATTTGATATACCATATATTCAAATTATAACAGACTTTAAAGCACATGCTACATATATTGATAAGGTCGTTGATGCATATATTGTAGGTAGTGACTATACAAAAGAAACTTTAGTAGAAAAGGGTATAGACCAAGATAAAGTTTTCATTTTTGGTATACCTGTAAAAGAAGAATTTAGAACAAAAAAAGAAAATATTTCTGATGACTTCAATATTTTACTTATGGGTGGTTCTCTAGGTTTAAAAGCAATGGAAAAAGTAGTAGATATCTTGGTTAATTCAAATTTACCTATACATTTAACTGTTGTTTGTGGAAAAAATATAAAATTACAAAAAAAATTAACAAAAACTTTAACAAAACAAATTATTGATGGTAAAGTACATATTTATGGTTTCACTGATAAGATAAGTGATATTATGGATAATTCTAAATTGATTATTACAAAACCAGGTGGACTTACTTCTACAGAAGCTATAAATAAACATCTACCTATGATAATACCTTTTTACATTCCTGGTCAAGAAGAAGAAAATACTGCATTTTTAGTTGAATCAAATATGGCTTTGGAAATTAAAGATTTTGAACACATTCCTAATTACATAAATTTCTTAATTGAAAACAAAGAATATTATAATAATATGGTAGATAGTATGAAAAAATTAGCTAAATGTTATTCAACTACAAAAATCATTGAATTAGCAAATCAATTAATAAAAAAATGA
- the gpmA gene encoding 2,3-diphosphoglycerate-dependent phosphoglycerate mutase yields MKLVLIRHGESQWNLENKFTGWTDVDLTEKGVQEAKNGGKTLKDLGLEFDVAFTSYQKRAIKTLNYVLEGIDQLYLPVYKSWRLNERHYGALQGLNKAETAKKYGDEQVHIWRRSFDVAPPLVELDDKERYPKFDRRYKDLSDAECPRGESLKDTIKRVLPYWNETISKEIQAGKNVIIAAHGNSLRALIKYLLKISDEDILNLNLTTGKPLIFDIDKDLNILSKPETF; encoded by the coding sequence ATGAAATTAGTTTTAATAAGACATGGTGAAAGCCAATGGAACTTGGAAAATAAATTCACTGGTTGGACTGATGTTGACTTGACAGAAAAAGGAGTTCAAGAAGCTAAAAATGGTGGTAAAACACTAAAAGACTTAGGTTTAGAATTTGATGTTGCCTTTACTTCATACCAAAAAAGAGCAATTAAAACTCTTAACTATGTTCTTGAAGGAATAGATCAACTTTACTTACCTGTATACAAATCTTGGAGATTAAACGAAAGACACTATGGTGCTCTACAAGGTTTAAACAAGGCTGAAACAGCTAAAAAATATGGTGATGAACAAGTTCATATTTGGAGAAGAAGCTTTGATGTTGCACCTCCATTAGTTGAACTTGACGATAAAGAAAGATATCCTAAATTTGACAGAAGATACAAAGACCTAAGTGATGCTGAATGTCCTAGAGGTGAAAGCTTAAAAGATACAATTAAAAGAGTATTACCTTACTGGAATGAAACAATTTCTAAGGAAATTCAAGCTGGTAAAAATGTAATTATAGCTGCACATGGTAATAGTTTAAGAGCTTTAATTAAGTATCTTTTAAAAATTTCTGATGAAGATATTTTAAACTTAAATTTAACTACTGGTAAGCCATTAATTTTTGATATAGATAAGGACTTAAATATTTTATCAAAACCAGAAACATTCTAA